The Ammoniphilus oxalaticus genome includes the window ACCAATCATTACTATGTACATCTGTAAACGGAAAATTGGTTCGCGTAACGGGTTTATTTTTAACAACTTTAGATAATGCGCCAATTAGTTGGGCGCGCGTAATCGGGCTATTTGGCGCAAACTGGCTGCCGTTAACCCCGCTCAAAATCCCCTCTTGATATAACTTTTCAACACTTGAAGCGGCCCATGAAATTTGACCCGCATCAGAAAAATGATACTCTGCCGCAATCGCTGGACTTGTAAAAATAGAAAAAACAAGTAAACCTGCAAGAATTCGTTTCCTTATTCGTTTCACAATGTTTCTCCTCATCGCTTTGAATTATGACACCCAGATAACTATAAAGCATAGACGAAAAGCGAGCAATCGACCTTTTTTACTATTTTCCGAGTTTTTCCTGTATTATCTTTCATATATAGACTTTTTCGCTAGAAAAGGTAGAATATAAGAAAAAATCATGTAGAAAGGATGGTTTTTAACTATGGCGAGCTTTATTTATGATGGCTTTGAGATTCACTACACCATTGAAGGAGAAGGAAAAACCATCGTTTTTCTCCATGGATTAGGCGGCGGTTCACTGAACTGGGTCTACCAACGCAATCAATTTAAACAAGACTATCAACTGATTGCGGTTGATCTGCCAGGCCACGGAAAATCAGAAGGCGGCGATGAAATCCCCTTTTATAACTATCAGGACCTATTAAAAACGTTGCTGATCGACGAACTGCGAGTGGACGAAATCATTTTGTGCGGCCTATCTATGGGCGGTAAAGTCGCAATCGATTTTGCCTCCCGTTATCCAGACACAGTCGCTGGGCTATTCATAGCCTCCACCTTTGCCGATATGAACAGCGCGGAAAAGCGAAAACGCAAAGAAATTTGGGACATGATTCATCAACCTGGGGGCGCTGATCGTTGGCTTGAAACAGTGATCTCCCAAATGGGCTTGGACCCGCAAGGTCCCATCGCAAAAGGCTTTTCAAAAGCGCTGGAGAGCGCTTCGCTTGATTTCATGTACAACACGTTTACCGAATTCCTTGACTATGAGCAAACGGATCAACTCGACATCATCGATGTACCCGCGATTATCATTCATGGCGACCGCGATGACTTCGTGCCGCAATCTTGCGCCAACGAGCTTTTTGAGCGACTCGTTAATTCAGAACTCGAGATTCTCACGGACTGCGGTCACCTTCCTAACGTCGAAAAGCCGCAAGAGTTTAACGCGCTGCTCGATCATTTTGCGAAAGTGTGCAGCAATCCCTTGTTGTCACGATAGGTTGGCTGAGGCGGGGC containing:
- a CDS encoding alpha/beta fold hydrolase, yielding MASFIYDGFEIHYTIEGEGKTIVFLHGLGGGSLNWVYQRNQFKQDYQLIAVDLPGHGKSEGGDEIPFYNYQDLLKTLLIDELRVDEIILCGLSMGGKVAIDFASRYPDTVAGLFIASTFADMNSAEKRKRKEIWDMIHQPGGADRWLETVISQMGLDPQGPIAKGFSKALESASLDFMYNTFTEFLDYEQTDQLDIIDVPAIIIHGDRDDFVPQSCANELFERLVNSELEILTDCGHLPNVEKPQEFNALLDHFAKVCSNPLLSR